The bacterium genomic interval ACAACCGGACTCGGTGATGATGTACTTGAGCTTCGGGAAGCGGTGGAAGACGCCCGACAGGATCAGCTGGCTGTAGCTGCGTGTGGAGAAGAAGGGCGTTTCGATCAGGCGGATCGGCAGCGAGATCGGCAGCCGGCCGTAGTCGGGGGAGCCGGTCCCGCCGTGGTGGTTGATCACGAGCCCCGTCTCTTCGAGCAGCGCCCACATCCGGTCGTAGTCCGGGTGGTAGAGCGGCTTGATGAAGCTCGTGCAGTCGTCCGGGACGTGGGGCAGGAGCACGCCGCCGCGGAGGCCGGCGTCGGCGATCCACTCGATGTCCTTGATGGCTTCGTCGATGTCGTTGAGATAGACGAGCCCGATCCCCGCGCGCTGGGCCGGGAACTCGTCGCACCAGTCCTTGAGCCACCGGTTGTGGGCGCGGATGCCCTCGAGGCGGAGCGGGTAGTCCTCGGGGCTCGGATTGCCGCAGATGAGCACGCTGGTCCGGAAGAAGGGCGGCACGGTGTTCGGGAAGATGATCTCGCCGACGACGCCGTCGTTCTCCATGTCGGTCATGCGCGCATCGTCGTCCCAGTTGAGGTGCTTCTTGGAGCCGATGTGCTTCTTCTGGGGGTTCGTGTAGGAACCGCGCCAGTCGTCGAAGAGCGCCTGGTGCTTGCTGTCGAGGTAATCGCGGTATCGGTTGACCTGGGCACCGGCGTGGGTGTCGGACGAGATGACGACGAAGGGTTCGCTGCTCATGGGACCTCTCTCGATTCGGGCGGGGTTCGGGCGTACCGGGCCTGCTGGGGAGCGCCTCCAGCCGCCCCCCGATCATGTCAAATCGGTGGGGCGGCGCCAGACGAGCCCGGCGGGTGCGCTCAGGTGCCGCCGAGTCGCAGCGTGAGGCCCGAGGCGAGGCGCCGGATCGTGGCGAAGGGGACCAGTCGGGGCGGCTCGACGATCTCCATCTCGCGGGTCGCCGACAGCAGCGCGCGCACGACCTCCTGGGCCTCCATGCGCGCCAGGCCGGCGCCGAGGCAGAAATGGGCGCCGAGGCCGAAGGAGAGCGGTCTCGGGCCGCGGCGATCGAGGTCGAAGCGGTCCGGGGCGTCGAACGCGCGAGGGTCGCGATTGCTGCCTGGAAACAGGAAGTGGACCGGGACGCCGCGGGGAAGCGCGTGGCCCGCCTGCGTCTCGAGGTCCTCGGTCGGCGCCCGGAGACTGCCCAGCGTCGGGGGTTCGAGGCGCAGCATCTCTTCGACGGCCACCGGGATCAGGGTCGGATCCTCCCGGAGGCGTGCGACCGCCGCGGGATGGCGGAGGAGCGCTGCGAGCCCGATCGAGAGCAGTCCGCGCGTGGTGTCGTGGCCCGCGAAGAGGAGGTTGATCGCCATCGCCTCGCACTCCTGCGGCGAGAGCCGGTCGCCCGCGTCGGTCGCGCTCGCCAGCGCGGTCAGCAGGTCGTCCCGCGGCGCGCGACGCCGCGCGTCGAAGAGCCCGCGAAGCAGGCCGGTCAGCGCCTCGACCGCCTCTTCGCACCGCGCCCTTTGCTCGTTCGAGAGGCGCGTCGCGAAGACCCGGCCGAGCTCCGCGGTCCAGTCGCGCACCGCCGGCCAGGCGTCTTCGGGAACGCCGAGCAGCTCGCAGATGACGGCGATCGGGAGGGGGTCGGCGACCGCTGCCTCGAAGTCGACGTCACCCGCGTCGACGACAGGGCGGACGCGTCGCTCGGCGAGGGCGCGCACGCGCGGACGAAGGGCGTCGACGCGGCGCGGCGTGAAGGCGCGGCTCACGAGTCCGCGAAGCCGTCCGTGCTCCGGTGGATTCGTGTTGAACATGACGAGGCGCCACCAGTCGGCGAGAGGGCCTTCGGTGATGCCGATGCCTTCGAGGAGCCGCCCGCCGACCGTGAGCATGCGCGGGTCGGCGAGGAGGCGTTCGGTGTCCGCATAGCGAAGGACGACGCGCTCGCCCCGACCGGTGCGCGCGAGGGGGGCGGCTTCGCGGGCGGGGGCGAGGGCCGCGGCCGGGTCCTGCCAGAGGTCCGGGTCGGCGAGGTCGACGAGGGGAAGGTCTTCGGGATCGTCGGCGAGGGCCATCTCGCCACCGTAGCGGTCGCGGACGGCCGGCGCGCCGCCGGTGGCGCGTCGCCGCGAATCCCGCGACCCTTGCCGCTCGCCCGAACGAGCGCGGCCGAGTCGCGCATCGAGATCGAGTTCGGAACCGAAACCGAAACCGAAACCGAGAAAGGACCTCCCGACATGTCGACCTTCGCCGCCATTCCCTGGATCGCCGAACACATCGAGCTCTACGAGAAGGATCCCGAGAAGGCCCACATGTGGGACTCCTCACATCTCGGCGGTCCGGGCATCCTGCCCACGCTCCTGCTGACGACGACCGGTCGCAAGACCGGCGAGAAGCGGTCGCTGCCCCTGATCTACAAGGAGATCGACGGCGCCTACGTGATCATCGCGTCGAAGGGCGGCATGCCGAACCACCCGATCTGGTTCCTCAACCTCGAGGCGAACCCGGCGTGCGACCTGATGGTCGGCGCGAAGCCGGTGAAGGCCCGCGCGCGGGTCGCCGAAGGCGAAGAGCGCACGAAGCTCTGGGCCGAGCTCGCCGAGCTCTATCCGCCCTACGACGACTACCAGACGAACGCCGGCGAGCGCGTGATCCCGGTCGTGGTCCTCGACCCCGTCTGAACCTCCGGCTGCGTGCACTCGCCGGGTTGGTCCGCCGGCTGCGGGCGCTCGTCTAATCCGCCTGCTGCGGGCGCTCGCAGGGTTGATCCGGCGGCTGCGGGCACTCGCCGCGGTGGGTCACTCTGGCGTGCGGCCCGTCAGCTTGTAGATCCCGTCGTTGCATTCGGTCTCGGTGCGGACGGTGGTCGTAGGCGTGATCTTCTGCAGCTCGTTGGTCATGTCGGTGACCATCTCTCCGAGGGCCCGCCCGAGCCGCGGGAGATTCGCGCCGACGCGACCCGTGCCCGGGCCACCGCCCAGTCCGCGATGGGACGCGTAGCGGATCAGGACCTGATTCGACCTGGAATCGCTGAACTCGATGATCATCGTCGCCGAGCCGAACGAGTTCACGAAGGAGGTCGACGATCCGCTGCCGCCGCTCTCGTCGATGTGCAGTCGCATGTCCTTCAAGCCGAGCTGGATCGCGACGACGCACGGACCGGGTTTGTAGGCGCGCCCGACGGGGCTCGGTTCCTCCGTGAACGCTTCCATCGCCTCGATCAGCATGAGCCGGACCTTCTGCTCCTCGTTCGGTTCCAGCTCCGTCTGCCCGAGCCCGTAGGTGAAGCCGACGCCGGCGATCAGGATGTCGTCGTAGTGTCCGACGTGGTGATCGGGACGGACCCAGAGCATCGACCGGGGCGTCTTGCGGACGAGCGCCAGGCCGCTGGGGGTCATCTCGGGGGCGTCCGGGACGCCGCGGCTCCCGCCGGGTCCGTCCGCGCCCGTGCAGGCGAGGAGCCCACCGATCAGGAGCAACGCCAGCGTCGAACGTGCGCGAAGCCGGCGTGCGCCGGGATGGTCGAAGGAAGCAGGTGCCATGACGGATCCTCCCGAGCGGGCCTTCGAATGGAGTCTGCCGCGCCTCGGGTGTTCGCGCACCCGCGATCGCCCCGCGCGCGGCGACGACCGGTCGGGGGAACGCCCCCCGAAGTCAGGGGCTGCCGGTCGCTGCGAGGAGAGGCCGACGAGGTCAGGAGAACGCGACGGCGGAGTCCGAGAGGCCCAGGAACGCCACGGTGTCCTGGATGGCATTTCCGGCGGCGCAGACCGCAACGCGGCGTAGCACGCGCGGGCCGACCACCCGGGGGCAGGCCGCCCGGGCGTGCTGCAGGGCCACGTTGTCCCAGACGACCAGATCGTCGGGGCGCCAGACGTGGACGTAGCGATTGGCCTCGGTGTAGAGGTAGCCCTCGAAGATCCTGCCCAGCAGGGCACGGCTCTCCGGATCCCCATGCTCCTCGTCGGAGAGCTCGACGATCCGCTCCGTCTGCTGGAGCGTGCAGGTGAGCGCGTCGACGCCGGGCTTGTGGGGGTGTTCTCGGATCAACGGCCAGGTGTGGCTCTGGGTGGGCGCCGCCGGATCCGTGCGCCCCTCGAGATAGAGCCGCACGTCCGGCTTCATCTCGGCGAGGTCGTGCGCGCAGAACACGTGATAGCCGGCGAGCTCCGCGCGCAGAGGGGCGGGCATCTCGTCGAGGGGCGCGACGTTGCTGTAGAAGAAGGTCTCGGAGGGCGTGTCGGGAAGCCGTTCGCCCCAGAGCGAGATCACGTCGGCGGGGTAGGGCGTGTAGGTGTAGTCCATGTGAGCCGTGAGCTCGCCCTCGCGGTACCCGTCGTTCATCTCGTCGGTGCCGTGACCGTCCGCGTTCGACACCCACGAGTGGAACTCTCCCGGAACGCGCTCCTCGATCACCGGGCCGAAGTGCGCGAGAAGCGCGACCTGTGCGTCGATCGAGAGCTCCGCCTGGTCGGGGAACACTAACAGGTGTCGATCGTTCCAGACCGCTTCGATTTCGCGCCAGGTCGCGTCGTCGAGGCCGGCCTCGAGGTCGACGCCGTCGACGCGGGCGCCGATCCGACCGGGGAGGGGTTCGAACTCGGCCATGGAAACCTCCGTTCCTCGCCTAGCGCTTCGGGGCGACTTCCTCGAATCGGATACCACCGCGGGCGAGGTCGAAGGAGAGATGCTCCTCCATGTTTCCGATCTGGTCCACGATCACGACGCGATCGGCGAAACGCCAGACGTCGTCCCGGCGCTCGAACCGGTCTTCGTAGCGACCGCCGACGATCGCCTGGAACGGAAGCTTCTCGGTCGCCTGGAAGACGACGAAGTACGACTTCGCGGTCGCCGTGTCCTGCTCTTCCTCGATCTCGATCCGGACGTTCGTGGAGAGGTGGCGCGTGCGGAGCGTGCCGTCCTCGTGGACGCGGTTGGTGGCCGCGTAGAAGCGGCCGACCTGCTCGCCCGTCATGCCGTTCTCGCTGTCCTCGGCGGACGTCGAACGCATCGTCCCGTGCGCGAAGAGCGCCGAGAGTCCGTCGAAGTCGGCGAGATCGACGCACTCCGCATAGCGGAACATCAGCGTCGAGATCGCGTGGTGGCTCTCCCAGGTTCCGGCTCCCATACGTTTCCTCCCCTCGGATCACGGACATCGAGGCCGATCCGGCCCTCGCCGACACTGTACACT includes:
- a CDS encoding amidohydrolase, which encodes MSSEPFVVISSDTHAGAQVNRYRDYLDSKHQALFDDWRGSYTNPQKKHIGSKKHLNWDDDARMTDMENDGVVGEIIFPNTVPPFFRTSVLICGNPSPEDYPLRLEGIRAHNRWLKDWCDEFPAQRAGIGLVYLNDIDEAIKDIEWIADAGLRGGVLLPHVPDDCTSFIKPLYHPDYDRMWALLEETGLVINHHGGTGSPDYGRLPISLPIRLIETPFFSTRSYSQLILSGVFHRFPKLKYIITESGCAWVPDTLQRLDSAWERISKGVAGEFQFPEGVATPEPPSFYAQRNCYYGASSASPVEIRDRDVIGTERILWGSDYPHYEGTYPHTRLALRHTFNDVGEENARKMLGLNAAELYDFDLEALKPLAEKCGPTWDELSVPLAASEFPEQTHTNAFRTLG
- a CDS encoding cytochrome P450, with the protein product MALADDPEDLPLVDLADPDLWQDPAAALAPAREAAPLARTGRGERVVLRYADTERLLADPRMLTVGGRLLEGIGITEGPLADWWRLVMFNTNPPEHGRLRGLVSRAFTPRRVDALRPRVRALAERRVRPVVDAGDVDFEAAVADPLPIAVICELLGVPEDAWPAVRDWTAELGRVFATRLSNEQRARCEEAVEALTGLLRGLFDARRRAPRDDLLTALASATDAGDRLSPQECEAMAINLLFAGHDTTRGLLSIGLAALLRHPAAVARLREDPTLIPVAVEEMLRLEPPTLGSLRAPTEDLETQAGHALPRGVPVHFLFPGSNRDPRAFDAPDRFDLDRRGPRPLSFGLGAHFCLGAGLARMEAQEVVRALLSATREMEIVEPPRLVPFATIRRLASGLTLRLGGT
- a CDS encoding TauD/TfdA family dioxygenase — its product is MAEFEPLPGRIGARVDGVDLEAGLDDATWREIEAVWNDRHLLVFPDQAELSIDAQVALLAHFGPVIEERVPGEFHSWVSNADGHGTDEMNDGYREGELTAHMDYTYTPYPADVISLWGERLPDTPSETFFYSNVAPLDEMPAPLRAELAGYHVFCAHDLAEMKPDVRLYLEGRTDPAAPTQSHTWPLIREHPHKPGVDALTCTLQQTERIVELSDEEHGDPESRALLGRIFEGYLYTEANRYVHVWRPDDLVVWDNVALQHARAACPRVVGPRVLRRVAVCAAGNAIQDTVAFLGLSDSAVAFS
- a CDS encoding nitroreductase family deazaflavin-dependent oxidoreductase translates to MSTFAAIPWIAEHIELYEKDPEKAHMWDSSHLGGPGILPTLLLTTTGRKTGEKRSLPLIYKEIDGAYVIIASKGGMPNHPIWFLNLEANPACDLMVGAKPVKARARVAEGEERTKLWAELAELYPPYDDYQTNAGERVIPVVVLDPV
- a CDS encoding nuclear transport factor 2 family protein → MGAGTWESHHAISTLMFRYAECVDLADFDGLSALFAHGTMRSTSAEDSENGMTGEQVGRFYAATNRVHEDGTLRTRHLSTNVRIEIEEEQDTATAKSYFVVFQATEKLPFQAIVGGRYEDRFERRDDVWRFADRVVIVDQIGNMEEHLSFDLARGGIRFEEVAPKR